The following coding sequences are from one Brienomyrus brachyistius isolate T26 chromosome 15, BBRACH_0.4, whole genome shotgun sequence window:
- the LOC125709058 gene encoding golgin subfamily A member 6-like protein 22 isoform X1 — MKWCILNCIRPPAAPNDPGEDTEMKEERKRKAKGGKIKSWLKKFFTNKGKGKKAMEEESQAVVVEEEESQAVVVEEEESQAVVVVESQAMVVEEEESKALTFIMEEEEYKVMEEEFKAMEEEESKGLEKEESKAMEEEEYKVMEEEFKAMEEEESKGLEEEESKAMEEEEYKVMEEEESKGLEKEESKAMEEEEYKVMEEEFKAMEEEFKGLEEEYRAMVEESKAMEEEESKALTFTMEEEENKAMAEECKAMAEECKAMAEKCKAMEEEESKAMEEEEYKVMEEEFKAMEEEFKALTFTMEEEENKAMAEECKAMAEECKAMAEKCKAMEEEESKAMEEEEYKVMEEEFKAMEEEFKGLEEEYRAMVEESKAMEEEESKALTFTMEEEENKAMAEECKAMAEECKAMAEKCKAMEEEESKAMEEEEYKVMEEEFKAMEEEFKALTFTMEEEENKAMAEECKAMAEECKAMAEKCKAMEEEESKAMEEEEYKVMEEEFKAMEEEFKGLDKWYRAMEEESKALTFTMEEEENKAMAEECKAMAEECKAMAEKCKAMEEEESKGLEDEYKAREKMMEEV; from the exons ATGAAGTGGTGTATTCTGAACTGTATTAGGCCGCCAGCGGCACCAAATGACCCTGGGGAAGATACAGAAAtgaaggaggaaagaaaaaggaaGGCCAAAGGAGGAAAAATAAAATCCTGGCTAAAGAAGTTTTTCACAAataaaggaaaaggaaaaaaggcaatggaggaggagagccaggcagtggtggtggaggaggaggagagccaggcagtggtggtggaggaggaggagagccaggcagtggtggtagtggagagccaggcaatggtggtggaggaggaggagagcaaggctttgactttcataatggaggaggaggagtacaag gtgatggaggaggagttcaaggcaatggaggaggaggagagcaagggattggagaaggaggagagcaaggcaatggaggaggaggagtacaag gtgatggaggaggagttcaaggcaatggaggaggaggagagcaagggattggaggaggaggagagcaaggcaatggaggaggaggagtacaaggtgatggaggaggaggagagcaagggatTGGAGAAGGAGgaaagcaaggcaatggaggaggaggagtacaaggtgatggaggaggagttcaaggcaatggaggaggagttcaagggattggaggaggagtacagggcaatggtggaggagagcaaggcaatggaggaggaggagagcaaggctttgactttcacaatggaggaggaggagaacaaggcaatggcagaggagtgcaaggcaatggcagaggagtgcaaagcaatggcggagaagtgcaaagcaatggaggaggaggagagcaaggcaatggaggaggaggagtacaaggtgatggaggaggagttcaaggcaatggaggaggagttcaaggctttgactttcacaatggaggaggaggagaacaaggcaatggcagaggagtgcaaggcaatggcagaggagtgcaaagcaatggcggagaagtgcaaagcaatggaggaggaggagagcaaggcaatggaggaggaggagtacaaggtgatggaggaggagttcaaggcaatggaggaggagttcaagggattggaggaggagtacagggcaatggtggaggagagcaaggcaatggaggaggaggagagcaaggctttgactttcacaatggaggaggaggagaacaaggcaatggcagaggagtgcaaggcaatggcagaggagtgcaaagcaatggcggagaagtgcaaagcaatggaggaggaggagagcaaggcaatggaggaggaggagtacaaggtgatggaggaggagttcaaggcaatggaggaggagttcaaggctttgactttcacaatggaggaggaggagaacaaggcaatggcagaggagtgcaaggcaatggcagaggagtgcaaagcaatggcggagaagtgcaaagcaatggaggaggaggagagcaaggcaatggaggaggaggagtacaaggtgatggaggaggagttcaaggcaatggaggaggagttcaagggaTTGGATAAGTGGTAcagggcaatggaggaggagagcaaggctttgactttcacaatggaggaggaggagaacaaggcaatggcggaagagtgcaaggcaatggcagaggagtgcaaagcaatggcggagaagtgcaaggcaatggaggaggaggagagcaagggattggaggatgagtacaaggcaagggagaAAATGATGGAAGAAGTGTAG
- the LOC125709058 gene encoding golgin subfamily A member 6-like protein 22 isoform X2, which translates to MKWCILNCIRPPAAPNDPGEDTEMKEERKRKAKGGKIKSWLKKFFTNKGKGKKAMEEESQAVVVEEEESQAVVVEEEESQAVVVVESQAMVVEEEESKALTFIMEEEEYKVMEEEFKAMEEEESKGLEEEESKAMEEEEYKVMEEEESKGLEKEESKAMEEEEYKVMEEEFKAMEEEFKGLEEEYRAMVEESKAMEEEESKALTFTMEEEENKAMAEECKAMAEECKAMAEKCKAMEEEESKAMEEEEYKVMEEEFKAMEEEFKALTFTMEEEENKAMAEECKAMAEECKAMAEKCKAMEEEESKAMEEEEYKVMEEEFKAMEEEFKGLEEEYRAMVEESKAMEEEESKALTFTMEEEENKAMAEECKAMAEECKAMAEKCKAMEEEESKAMEEEEYKVMEEEFKAMEEEFKALTFTMEEEENKAMAEECKAMAEECKAMAEKCKAMEEEESKAMEEEEYKVMEEEFKAMEEEFKGLDKWYRAMEEESKALTFTMEEEENKAMAEECKAMAEECKAMAEKCKAMEEEESKGLEDEYKAREKMMEEV; encoded by the exons ATGAAGTGGTGTATTCTGAACTGTATTAGGCCGCCAGCGGCACCAAATGACCCTGGGGAAGATACAGAAAtgaaggaggaaagaaaaaggaaGGCCAAAGGAGGAAAAATAAAATCCTGGCTAAAGAAGTTTTTCACAAataaaggaaaaggaaaaaaggcaatggaggaggagagccaggcagtggtggtggaggaggaggagagccaggcagtggtggtggaggaggaggagagccaggcagtggtggtagtggagagccaggcaatggtggtggaggaggaggagagcaaggctttgactttcataatggaggaggaggagtacaag gtgatggaggaggagttcaaggcaatggaggaggaggagagcaagggattggaggaggaggagagcaaggcaatggaggaggaggagtacaaggtgatggaggaggaggagagcaagggatTGGAGAAGGAGgaaagcaaggcaatggaggaggaggagtacaaggtgatggaggaggagttcaaggcaatggaggaggagttcaagggattggaggaggagtacagggcaatggtggaggagagcaaggcaatggaggaggaggagagcaaggctttgactttcacaatggaggaggaggagaacaaggcaatggcagaggagtgcaaggcaatggcagaggagtgcaaagcaatggcggagaagtgcaaagcaatggaggaggaggagagcaaggcaatggaggaggaggagtacaaggtgatggaggaggagttcaaggcaatggaggaggagttcaaggctttgactttcacaatggaggaggaggagaacaaggcaatggcagaggagtgcaaggcaatggcagaggagtgcaaagcaatggcggagaagtgcaaagcaatggaggaggaggagagcaaggcaatggaggaggaggagtacaaggtgatggaggaggagttcaaggcaatggaggaggagttcaagggattggaggaggagtacagggcaatggtggaggagagcaaggcaatggaggaggaggagagcaaggctttgactttcacaatggaggaggaggagaacaaggcaatggcagaggagtgcaaggcaatggcagaggagtgcaaagcaatggcggagaagtgcaaagcaatggaggaggaggagagcaaggcaatggaggaggaggagtacaaggtgatggaggaggagttcaaggcaatggaggaggagttcaaggctttgactttcacaatggaggaggaggagaacaaggcaatggcagaggagtgcaaggcaatggcagaggagtgcaaagcaatggcggagaagtgcaaagcaatggaggaggaggagagcaaggcaatggaggaggaggagtacaaggtgatggaggaggagttcaaggcaatggaggaggagttcaagggaTTGGATAAGTGGTAcagggcaatggaggaggagagcaaggctttgactttcacaatggaggaggaggagaacaaggcaatggcggaagagtgcaaggcaatggcagaggagtgcaaagcaatggcggagaagtgcaaggcaatggaggaggaggagagcaagggattggaggatgagtacaaggcaagggagaAAATGATGGAAGAAGTGTAG
- the LOC125709072 gene encoding golgin subfamily A member 6-like protein 6: MEEEFKALTFTMEEEENKAMAEECKAMAEECKAMAEKCKAMEEEESKAMEEEEYKVMEEEFKAMEEEFKGLDKWYRAMEEESKALTFTMEEEENKAMAEECKAMAEECKAMAEKCKAMEEEESKGLEDEYKAREKMMEEV, translated from the exons atggaggaggagttcaaggctttgactttcacaatggaggaggaggagaacaaggcaatggcagaggagtgcaaggcaatggcagaggagtgcaaagcaatggcggagaagtgcaaagcaatggaggaggaggagagcaaggcaatggaggaggaggagtacaag gtgatggaggaggagttcaaggcaatggaggaggagttcaagggaTTGGATAAGTGGTAcagggcaatggaggaggagagcaaggctttgactttcacaatggaggaggaggagaacaaggcaatggcggaagagtgcaaggcaatggcagaggagtgcaaagcaatggcggagaagtgcaaggcaatggaggaggaggagagcaagggattggaggatgagtacaaggcaagggagaAAATGATGGAAGAAGTGTAG